The following proteins are co-located in the Brachybacterium sacelli genome:
- a CDS encoding alpha/beta hydrolase has product MLRSTPFAPSRRSLLLGAAAAGPLVALGAGRASAALGEFHDAAGLRMIDGSPWRHPDLRSVDFRFDTGGMVKTFPPSVRVTVPPSYLEDPDRRFPVLLLLHGRGGNSLEWTEGGGTVLEETEQHDVIVVMPDGGAGSFYSNANAPLPGREANWESFIMDQVLPFVHANFRTAPQRMAIGGLSMGGWGALSLGQRYWGHFRSVSSYSGPADCSERDWHSWAVAGAIWICPAFDAEKYVATANPSGATWGPELFPRIASGYNPIENLERYRDKRVFLRTGDGPWNDFFDGLHGDQDLLIAFQDKLGEMFGDGVENVVHPNLQSFSDALDDAAIDHDFELIAGATHDWELWADNLAEDLPGMMAVLEA; this is encoded by the coding sequence ATGCTGCGCAGCACCCCGTTCGCCCCGTCCCGCCGTTCCCTCCTCCTCGGCGCCGCCGCCGCGGGGCCGCTGGTGGCCCTCGGCGCCGGGCGCGCGAGCGCCGCCCTCGGCGAGTTCCACGATGCCGCCGGTCTGCGCATGATCGACGGCAGCCCGTGGCGCCATCCCGATCTCCGCTCGGTCGACTTCCGCTTCGACACCGGGGGCATGGTGAAGACCTTCCCGCCGTCGGTGCGCGTCACCGTCCCGCCGAGCTATCTCGAGGACCCCGACCGGCGCTTTCCCGTGCTCCTGCTCCTGCACGGTCGCGGCGGGAACTCCCTGGAGTGGACGGAGGGCGGCGGCACGGTGCTCGAGGAGACCGAGCAGCACGACGTCATCGTCGTGATGCCGGACGGGGGTGCCGGCTCCTTCTACTCGAACGCCAACGCCCCGCTGCCCGGGCGCGAGGCGAACTGGGAGTCGTTCATCATGGATCAGGTGCTCCCGTTCGTCCACGCGAACTTCCGCACCGCTCCGCAGCGCATGGCGATCGGCGGTCTCTCCATGGGCGGCTGGGGCGCGCTGTCCCTCGGCCAGCGCTACTGGGGCCATTTCCGGTCCGTGAGCTCCTACTCGGGTCCCGCGGACTGCAGCGAGCGCGACTGGCACAGCTGGGCCGTGGCCGGGGCCATCTGGATCTGCCCCGCCTTCGATGCGGAGAAGTACGTCGCCACCGCGAATCCCTCGGGAGCGACCTGGGGACCTGAGCTGTTCCCACGGATCGCCAGCGGATACAACCCGATCGAGAACCTCGAGCGGTACCGGGACAAGCGGGTCTTCCTGCGCACCGGGGACGGCCCGTGGAACGACTTCTTCGACGGGCTCCACGGCGATCAGGACCTCCTCATCGCCTTCCAGGACAAGCTCGGGGAGATGTTCGGCGACGGTGTCGAGAACGTCGTGCACCCGAACCTGCAGAGCTTCAGCGATGCCCTGGACGATGCCGCGATCGACCACGACTTCGAGCTCATCGCCGGCGCGACGCACGACTGGGAGCTCTGGGCGGACAACCTCGCCGAGGACCTCCCGGGGATGATGGCGGTGCTCGAGGCGTGA
- a CDS encoding SDR family NAD(P)-dependent oxidoreductase has protein sequence MHRALITGGTAGIGAAFARAFAGRGAALVLVARDPVRLDETATQLRDEYGVEVETLVADLSDREAQQRVADRLETDVDPVDVLVNNAGFSVRASLLAEDLTPHDLGFEVMIRAVLKLGGAAGRGMGRRGGGWIINVGSVSALVTQNNYSAIKAWVGNYSESLGVQLDGDGVQVTALMPGWVRTEFHTRAGIKGSSIPGVLWLSPDRLVEDCLRDVARGKPVSVPSKRWKLIAAVLRTTPRGIVARLSAVLSHRRSREK, from the coding sequence ATGCACAGGGCCTTGATCACCGGCGGCACCGCGGGCATCGGGGCCGCCTTCGCACGAGCCTTCGCAGGCCGCGGAGCCGCGCTGGTACTGGTCGCGCGCGATCCGGTCCGACTGGACGAGACCGCGACGCAGCTCCGGGACGAGTACGGCGTCGAGGTCGAGACCCTCGTGGCCGATCTCTCCGACCGCGAGGCGCAGCAGCGCGTGGCCGACCGTCTCGAGACCGACGTCGACCCGGTCGACGTGCTCGTGAACAACGCCGGTTTCTCGGTCAGGGCGAGCCTGCTCGCGGAGGACCTCACTCCGCACGACCTCGGCTTCGAGGTGATGATCCGCGCCGTGCTGAAGCTGGGCGGCGCCGCCGGGCGCGGCATGGGTCGCCGCGGCGGGGGCTGGATCATCAACGTCGGGTCCGTCAGCGCCCTGGTGACCCAGAACAACTACTCGGCCATCAAGGCCTGGGTCGGCAACTACTCCGAGTCCCTCGGCGTTCAGCTCGACGGGGACGGTGTCCAGGTCACGGCCCTGATGCCGGGGTGGGTGCGCACCGAGTTCCACACCCGCGCGGGCATCAAGGGCTCCTCGATCCCCGGCGTGCTGTGGCTGAGCCCCGACCGCCTGGTCGAGGATTGTCTGCGCGATGTGGCCCGCGGCAAGCCGGTCTCCGTCCCCTCCAAGCGCTGGAAGCTGATCGCCGCGGTCCTGCGCACCACCCCGCGTGGCATCGTGGCCCGTCTGAGCGCCGTGCTCAGCCATCGACGCAGCCGGGAGAAGTGA
- a CDS encoding lysophospholipid acyltransferase family protein, whose amino-acid sequence MSHQDPPDPAEDPAPDPVDRKKSAGPAAEGSAGPAAAGKEPGPGRRLIDSLSARSRGEGWEKPQGELAKYRSGWRAGLRFVLQRVLFRAIVASAVTPQVKVPRRVKSVRGPFVLVANHTSHVDGPLLAMSLPWTQGRYLCTGTAADYWFDHWHRRIFVRSMLNAFPIDRGGSRKHSGTSRRLLRSGVPILVFPEGGRQQTGKMADFKPGAAALAIGVGVPVIPAAIVGGYEAMPKGYNWPKKGRPPVAVVFGEPMISEPNESAVEFSARIQQRVHDLYDENHEEVLGEGVQDEEGPA is encoded by the coding sequence ATGAGCCACCAGGACCCTCCTGATCCCGCGGAGGACCCAGCGCCGGACCCCGTGGACCGCAAGAAGTCCGCCGGCCCCGCGGCCGAGGGCTCCGCCGGCCCCGCGGCCGCGGGCAAGGAACCCGGTCCCGGCCGACGGCTCATCGATTCGCTGTCTGCGCGCTCACGCGGCGAGGGCTGGGAGAAGCCGCAGGGGGAACTGGCGAAGTACCGCTCGGGATGGCGCGCGGGCCTGCGGTTCGTGCTGCAGCGGGTGCTCTTCCGCGCGATCGTGGCGTCCGCGGTGACACCCCAGGTGAAGGTGCCGCGCCGGGTCAAGAGCGTCCGCGGGCCGTTCGTCCTGGTCGCCAACCACACCAGCCACGTCGACGGCCCGCTGCTGGCGATGAGCCTCCCGTGGACCCAGGGCCGATACCTGTGCACCGGGACAGCGGCGGACTACTGGTTCGACCACTGGCACCGCCGGATCTTCGTGCGCTCGATGCTCAATGCCTTCCCGATCGATCGCGGGGGCTCGCGCAAGCACTCGGGCACCTCCCGCCGTCTGCTGCGCTCCGGCGTGCCGATCCTGGTGTTCCCCGAGGGCGGTCGCCAGCAGACCGGGAAGATGGCGGACTTCAAGCCCGGTGCCGCCGCGCTCGCCATCGGCGTCGGCGTCCCCGTGATCCCCGCCGCGATCGTCGGAGGGTACGAGGCGATGCCGAAGGGGTACAACTGGCCGAAGAAGGGACGCCCGCCGGTCGCGGTCGTCTTCGGCGAGCCGATGATCTCCGAGCCGAACGAGTCGGCCGTCGAGTTCTCCGCCCGGATCCAGCAGCGCGTCCACGACCTGTACGACGAGAACCACGAGGAGGTCCTGGGCGAGGGCGTCCAGGACGAGGAGGGACCTGCATGA
- a CDS encoding YibE/F family protein gives MSGTGPGHAHHRRERRPFSVPRGPRVVLAVLTGLLLVATVVGLVVLWPTDAERVDTSQHLAEGVEIVPVTVTEAEIDGRPSETVLVGAVGRAAPYDGTSVQVDVPPEVAADGIQVGDRLRVLSLAESAQGEAATGGGAESVPLLYYFDHERTLPLAVLLVAYLLLVALVARGNGLRAMVGLAAGVAIVLWFMLPAIFAGENAVLVALVAASAMIFPCVYFAHGISVRTMTAVLGTFGGIAVTVALALLGGGPTGMTGTDGEAAQMLYGTYPQLSMPAVFLAGVIISGLGALNDVTITQASSAWELRAAMPRASRFEVFTATMRIGRDHIASTVYTLAYAYIGSALPLLMFASTINRSLLDTLTSGEIAAEVFRTLIASIGLVLAIPLTTAIAAALATRPAQRVSRDEQLEERLARY, from the coding sequence ATGAGCGGGACCGGGCCCGGACACGCCCACCATCGCAGGGAGCGTCGTCCCTTCAGCGTGCCCCGCGGGCCGCGCGTCGTCCTGGCCGTCCTGACCGGTCTGCTGCTGGTGGCGACCGTCGTCGGTCTCGTGGTGCTGTGGCCGACGGACGCGGAGCGCGTGGACACCTCCCAGCATCTCGCCGAGGGCGTGGAGATCGTCCCGGTCACCGTCACCGAGGCCGAGATCGACGGACGGCCCAGCGAGACCGTCCTGGTCGGGGCCGTCGGCCGGGCGGCGCCCTACGACGGGACCAGTGTCCAGGTCGACGTGCCGCCCGAGGTCGCCGCCGACGGCATCCAGGTGGGTGACCGGCTGCGCGTGCTCTCCCTGGCCGAGAGCGCTCAGGGCGAGGCAGCGACCGGTGGCGGGGCGGAGAGTGTGCCGCTGCTGTACTACTTCGACCACGAACGCACCCTCCCGCTCGCGGTGCTGCTGGTGGCCTACCTGCTGCTGGTGGCCCTGGTGGCCCGCGGCAACGGTCTGCGGGCCATGGTCGGGCTCGCGGCCGGCGTGGCGATCGTGCTGTGGTTCATGCTGCCGGCGATCTTCGCCGGGGAGAATGCCGTGCTGGTCGCACTGGTGGCGGCATCAGCCATGATCTTCCCGTGCGTGTACTTCGCCCACGGGATCTCGGTGCGCACCATGACGGCGGTGCTCGGCACCTTCGGCGGCATCGCCGTGACCGTCGCCCTCGCCCTGCTGGGCGGGGGCCCCACCGGGATGACGGGGACCGACGGGGAAGCGGCGCAGATGCTGTACGGGACCTATCCGCAGCTGTCGATGCCGGCGGTGTTCCTCGCCGGGGTGATCATCTCGGGCCTCGGGGCACTCAACGACGTCACCATCACACAGGCGTCCTCCGCCTGGGAGCTGCGGGCGGCCATGCCGCGGGCCTCCCGGTTCGAGGTGTTCACCGCGACCATGCGGATCGGCCGTGACCACATCGCCTCGACCGTCTACACCCTCGCCTACGCGTACATCGGCTCCGCGCTGCCGCTGCTGATGTTCGCCTCCACCATCAACCGCTCCCTCCTGGACACCCTCACCTCCGGCGAGATCGCCGCCGAGGTCTTCCGCACCCTGATCGCGTCGATCGGCCTGGTACTCGCGATCCCGCTGACCACGGCGATCGCCGCGGCGCTCGCCACCCGACCGGCGCAGCGCGTCTCCCGCGACGAGCAGCTCGAGGAGCGCCTGGCTCGGTACTGA
- a CDS encoding HAD-IB family hydrolase, with product MSNSSTSADPSAPTGGPRQGDRRILLTGVTGFLGQAVLRSLLETTEHTHVTAVVRPKGSLSGRKRLEQLLRKPVFSSWADALGAEGQDGKAVVKEAFDARVDVLEGDLTDMPAIEEPIDVVIHSASSVSFDPPIDEAFRTNVGGARNLYEALLASGQDPHVIHVSTAYVGGIAKGLRQEGSLQTDVDWRAEYQAALEARDRVEAESRRPETLRSQIRGAKLRDGRMGPKAVAAASEEARRAWVDERLVDFGRTRAQSVGWTDIYTFTKAMAEQVAEELWADAGHRVSFVRPSIIESAVRKPFPGWIDGYKVADPLIMAYGRGALPEFPGLADSILDIIPVDYVVNVIVALATQDVSRRGDEAYFQVVSGASNPLPFHEMFTAVREYFVEHPLQDDKGRPIAVPEWTFPAVEMVEQRFRAKELAAKAGSAAVAFLPATRRTREWTSGLHKATSGLTTLRMYIELYRQYTKTEMVFDDANTRALRQELPADFLEGHDFDVTGLTWRDYFQQQHLPAVTDLTKAYSRAKSAQRKRASRPAPELTHDTNALAVFDLDGTVLATNIVQQYFAVVRATRPRRVWPAEIGSLLAAVPGYLRAEQRDRSELIRLVNRRYKGYRGEELRSLMQGEAGRRIRASIRPEALEVIERHRAAGHRTVLVSGALDVLVEPLADLFDEVVATHMDEDETGVMTGYLATPPLVDEARANWLRKYALAHGADLPASYGYGDSHADASWLDLVGTPTAISPDLGLYAVAKKKRWQILEW from the coding sequence ATGTCGAACAGCTCCACGTCCGCCGACCCGTCCGCCCCCACCGGCGGACCCCGACAGGGGGACCGACGGATCCTGCTGACCGGCGTCACCGGCTTCCTCGGCCAGGCGGTGCTGCGCTCCCTGCTGGAGACCACCGAGCACACCCACGTCACCGCCGTCGTGCGCCCCAAGGGCTCGCTCAGCGGCCGCAAGCGTCTCGAGCAGCTGCTGCGCAAGCCAGTCTTCTCCTCCTGGGCAGACGCGCTCGGCGCGGAGGGCCAGGACGGCAAGGCCGTCGTGAAGGAGGCCTTCGATGCGCGCGTCGACGTGCTCGAGGGCGACCTCACCGACATGCCCGCGATCGAGGAGCCGATCGACGTGGTCATCCACTCGGCCTCCTCCGTCTCCTTCGACCCGCCGATCGACGAGGCCTTCCGCACCAACGTCGGCGGCGCCCGCAACCTGTACGAGGCGCTGCTCGCCTCCGGGCAGGACCCGCACGTCATCCACGTCTCCACCGCGTACGTGGGCGGCATCGCCAAGGGTCTGCGGCAGGAGGGCTCCCTGCAGACCGACGTCGACTGGCGCGCCGAGTACCAGGCCGCGCTCGAGGCCCGCGACCGGGTCGAGGCCGAGTCCCGTCGGCCCGAGACCCTGCGCTCCCAGATCCGCGGGGCGAAGCTGCGCGACGGCCGCATGGGTCCCAAGGCCGTCGCCGCCGCCTCCGAGGAGGCCCGTCGTGCCTGGGTCGACGAGCGGCTGGTCGACTTCGGCCGCACCCGCGCCCAGTCCGTGGGCTGGACCGACATCTACACCTTCACCAAGGCCATGGCCGAGCAGGTCGCCGAGGAGCTGTGGGCCGACGCCGGCCACCGCGTCTCCTTCGTGCGCCCCTCGATCATCGAGTCCGCCGTGCGCAAGCCGTTCCCGGGGTGGATCGACGGGTACAAGGTCGCCGACCCGCTGATCATGGCCTACGGCCGCGGTGCCCTGCCCGAGTTCCCGGGCCTGGCGGATTCGATCCTCGACATCATCCCCGTGGACTACGTGGTCAACGTGATCGTGGCCCTGGCCACGCAGGACGTCTCCCGCCGTGGCGACGAGGCCTACTTCCAGGTGGTCTCCGGCGCCTCGAACCCCCTGCCCTTCCACGAGATGTTCACCGCAGTGCGCGAGTACTTCGTGGAGCATCCGCTGCAGGACGACAAGGGCCGTCCGATCGCGGTCCCCGAGTGGACCTTCCCCGCCGTCGAGATGGTGGAGCAGCGCTTCCGCGCCAAGGAGCTCGCCGCCAAGGCCGGCTCCGCAGCGGTCGCCTTCCTGCCCGCCACCCGGCGCACCCGCGAATGGACCTCCGGGCTGCACAAGGCGACCTCGGGGTTGACCACGCTGCGCATGTACATCGAGCTGTACCGCCAGTACACGAAGACGGAGATGGTCTTCGACGACGCCAACACCCGCGCCCTGCGCCAAGAGCTCCCGGCCGACTTCCTGGAGGGCCACGACTTCGACGTCACCGGGCTCACCTGGCGCGACTACTTCCAGCAGCAGCACCTGCCGGCGGTCACCGACCTGACCAAGGCCTACTCCCGCGCGAAGTCCGCCCAGCGCAAGCGGGCCTCCCGCCCGGCACCTGAGCTCACTCACGACACGAACGCGCTCGCGGTGTTCGACCTCGACGGCACCGTGCTGGCCACCAACATCGTCCAGCAGTACTTCGCGGTGGTCCGTGCGACGAGGCCGCGCCGCGTGTGGCCGGCCGAGATCGGTTCTCTGCTGGCGGCGGTGCCCGGCTACCTCCGGGCCGAGCAGCGCGACCGCTCCGAGCTGATCCGCCTGGTCAACCGCCGCTACAAGGGGTACCGCGGCGAGGAGCTGCGCTCCCTGATGCAGGGCGAGGCGGGGCGACGGATCCGCGCCTCGATCCGTCCCGAGGCGCTCGAGGTCATCGAGCGCCACCGCGCCGCCGGCCATCGCACCGTGCTGGTCTCCGGCGCGCTGGACGTGCTCGTGGAGCCGCTGGCCGACCTGTTCGACGAGGTCGTCGCGACCCACATGGACGAGGACGAGACCGGGGTGATGACGGGTTACCTGGCCACTCCCCCGCTGGTCGACGAGGCCCGCGCCAACTGGCTGCGCAAGTACGCCCTCGCGCACGGTGCGGATCTCCCGGCCTCCTACGGCTACGGCGACTCGCACGCCGACGCCTCCTGGCTCGATCTGGTCGGCACCCCGACCGCGATCTCCCCGGACCTCGGGCTGTACGCGGTGGCGAAGAAGAAGCGCTGGCAGATCCTGGAGTGGTGA
- a CDS encoding FAD-binding oxidoreductase: protein MSDRLSAREVKRHKWWGWGLDDVTFRYDNKPAFPPLAKNKVGVDLDSKQPVEPDLADLEVPPGRLPAAIRSRLTDVVGEENLADDDEYRVVHSFGRSLPDLFRVRAGDFARLVDAVVYPVCEEEVAAILRIVLEEDLVLIPYGGGSCISGSVTPEVDEQRPVLTMNVGRMREVIEIDDTAGLARVEAGVYGPDLEEQLNELGWTVGHFPDSFTYSTLGGWAATRSSGMQSDKYGDIEDIVRGMRVVHPDGVAVTKAIPGRDSGPSVHEMILGSEGRLGVITETTVQVHRISPVRQVIAYMYPDWEHGIRGMHAIARSTDVAPTFTRLSDGPETEFSLSMVKEPSSTKGRVAAKVQEGLFAYLRSKGWDTTDEMSISYVCFEGSKESVEQQKSIVKKIVKNAGGITLGAGPGAIYDQKKFDTPYLRDFLMNYQVFGDVCDTGATWSSINEVHSTVYDAFYAVQEEQGLPGFMFCHMSHSYHSGACLYFTFAFPYSSDGEALEQYYAAKNAVQQAFVDLGSTVSHHHAVGTEHQPWITEDIGEVGVRMIKGLFEDNDPGHNLNPGKVTTP from the coding sequence ATGAGCGATCGGCTCAGCGCCCGCGAGGTCAAGCGGCACAAGTGGTGGGGGTGGGGTCTGGACGACGTCACCTTCCGCTACGACAACAAGCCCGCCTTCCCCCCGCTGGCGAAGAACAAGGTCGGCGTCGATCTGGACTCGAAGCAGCCCGTCGAACCGGATCTGGCGGACCTCGAGGTGCCACCCGGTCGTCTGCCCGCCGCGATCCGCTCCCGGCTCACCGACGTGGTCGGCGAGGAGAACCTGGCCGACGACGACGAGTACCGCGTCGTCCACTCCTTCGGGCGCTCGCTGCCGGACCTGTTCCGCGTGCGCGCCGGTGACTTCGCCCGCCTCGTCGACGCCGTGGTCTACCCGGTCTGCGAGGAGGAGGTCGCGGCGATCCTGCGGATCGTGCTGGAGGAGGATCTGGTGCTGATCCCCTACGGCGGCGGCTCCTGCATCTCCGGCTCCGTCACGCCCGAGGTCGACGAGCAGCGGCCCGTGCTGACCATGAACGTGGGCCGGATGCGCGAGGTGATCGAGATCGACGACACCGCCGGCCTGGCCCGGGTCGAGGCAGGGGTCTACGGCCCGGACCTCGAGGAGCAGCTGAACGAGCTCGGCTGGACAGTCGGCCACTTCCCGGACTCCTTCACCTACTCCACCCTCGGTGGCTGGGCGGCGACCCGCTCCTCGGGCATGCAGTCCGACAAGTACGGCGACATCGAGGACATCGTGCGCGGAATGCGCGTGGTCCACCCCGACGGCGTCGCCGTGACCAAGGCGATCCCGGGGCGCGACTCCGGCCCCTCCGTGCACGAGATGATCCTGGGCAGCGAGGGCCGCCTCGGCGTGATCACCGAGACCACGGTGCAGGTCCACCGCATCTCCCCGGTCCGTCAGGTCATCGCCTACATGTACCCCGACTGGGAGCACGGGATCCGGGGAATGCACGCGATCGCCCGCTCCACGGACGTCGCCCCCACCTTCACCCGGCTCTCCGACGGACCGGAGACCGAGTTCAGCCTGTCCATGGTCAAGGAGCCCTCCTCGACCAAGGGCAGGGTCGCGGCGAAGGTGCAGGAGGGCCTGTTCGCCTACCTGCGCTCGAAGGGCTGGGACACGACCGACGAGATGTCGATCTCCTACGTCTGCTTCGAGGGCTCCAAGGAGTCGGTCGAGCAGCAGAAGTCGATCGTGAAGAAGATCGTGAAGAACGCCGGGGGCATCACCCTCGGCGCCGGGCCCGGTGCGATCTACGACCAGAAGAAGTTCGACACGCCCTACCTGCGCGACTTCCTGATGAACTACCAGGTCTTCGGCGACGTCTGCGACACCGGGGCGACCTGGTCGTCGATCAACGAGGTCCACTCGACGGTCTACGACGCGTTCTACGCGGTGCAGGAGGAACAGGGCCTGCCGGGCTTCATGTTCTGCCACATGTCGCACAGCTACCACTCGGGCGCGTGCCTCTACTTCACCTTCGCCTTCCCCTACTCCTCGGACGGGGAGGCGCTGGAGCAGTACTACGCGGCGAAGAACGCGGTGCAGCAGGCCTTCGTCGACCTGGGCTCGACCGTCTCCCACCACCATGCGGTGGGCACCGAGCACCAGCCGTGGATCACGGAGGACATCGGTGAGGTCGGCGTGCGCATGATCAAGGGGCTGTTCGAGGACAACGACCCGGGGCACAACCTGAACCCGGGCAAGGTCACCACACCCTGA
- a CDS encoding histidine phosphatase family protein → MHDIRVLRHGESTANVEGLIVSTPGRRALTEVGLTPRGREQAREAGRGALEQGLGADTLVLSSDYARALQTAEEFARVLGAAAPRQDPRLRERSFGTHDEGPASAYDQVWTVDRARGTHDHEVEPVEEVAARVAQVLREADARTAEAPVVLVAHGDVLQIALAVGAGVDPHDHRDVPHLGNAELRRLGPRRS, encoded by the coding sequence ATGCACGACATCCGGGTGCTGCGGCACGGTGAGTCCACCGCGAACGTCGAGGGACTGATCGTCTCGACGCCGGGGCGGCGCGCCCTGACCGAGGTGGGTCTCACCCCGCGCGGGCGCGAGCAGGCCCGGGAGGCCGGGCGCGGGGCGCTCGAGCAGGGCCTCGGGGCGGACACGCTGGTCCTCTCCAGCGACTACGCCCGCGCCCTCCAGACCGCCGAGGAGTTCGCGAGGGTCCTCGGGGCGGCCGCCCCGCGCCAGGATCCGCGCCTGCGCGAGCGCAGCTTCGGGACCCATGACGAGGGGCCGGCGAGCGCCTATGACCAGGTGTGGACGGTGGACCGCGCGCGGGGCACGCACGATCACGAGGTCGAGCCGGTCGAGGAGGTCGCCGCGCGCGTCGCGCAGGTGCTGCGGGAGGCCGACGCACGGACCGCCGAGGCACCCGTCGTGCTGGTCGCCCACGGCGACGTCCTCCAGATCGCGCTCGCGGTGGGCGCCGGGGTCGACCCCCACGACCACCGCGACGTCCCGCACCTGGGCAATGCCGAGCTGCGCCGGCTCGGCCCCCGCCGCTCATGA
- a CDS encoding ThuA domain-containing protein has protein sequence MTLRIAVFGENRHEKVDPKVQEIYPEGMHTVIADGLRELLAADGVDAEVRIALLDDIEESLSEEALAETDVLTWWGHMAHADVPDEVAARVVRRVHEGMGLVPLHSAHYSKPFKALMGTTCSLLWRNEGEEERVWTVNGSHPIARGVPHPIVVPEQEMYGEMFDIPAPDELVFVSSFAGGEVFRSGAAFRRGKGKVFYFSPGDQEYPVYRQAEIRRVLANAVQWARPEDRPAAPVKIANAPRDWFRAEDAEGVTRVI, from the coding sequence ATGACACTGCGTATCGCCGTGTTCGGCGAGAACAGGCACGAGAAGGTCGATCCGAAGGTCCAGGAGATCTACCCCGAGGGCATGCACACGGTCATCGCCGACGGCCTGCGCGAGCTGCTGGCCGCCGACGGTGTCGACGCCGAAGTGCGCATCGCCCTGCTCGACGACATCGAGGAGTCGTTGTCCGAGGAGGCCCTGGCCGAGACCGACGTGCTGACCTGGTGGGGCCACATGGCGCACGCCGACGTCCCGGACGAGGTCGCCGCACGGGTGGTCCGACGGGTCCACGAGGGCATGGGCCTGGTCCCCCTGCACTCGGCGCACTACTCCAAGCCGTTCAAGGCCCTGATGGGCACCACCTGCTCCCTGCTGTGGCGCAACGAGGGCGAGGAGGAGCGGGTGTGGACCGTCAATGGCTCCCATCCCATCGCCCGCGGCGTCCCGCACCCGATCGTCGTGCCGGAGCAGGAGATGTACGGCGAGATGTTCGACATCCCCGCGCCCGACGAGCTCGTCTTCGTCTCCTCCTTCGCCGGCGGTGAGGTGTTCCGCTCCGGCGCCGCCTTCCGCCGCGGCAAGGGCAAGGTGTTCTACTTCAGCCCCGGCGACCAGGAGTACCCCGTCTATCGCCAGGCCGAGATCCGCCGCGTGCTGGCCAACGCCGTGCAGTGGGCCCGTCCCGAGGACCGCCCGGCCGCCCCGGTCAAGATCGCCAATGCGCCGCGCGACTGGTTCCGCGCAGAGGACGCCGAAGGAGTCACGCGTGTCATCTGA
- a CDS encoding Gfo/Idh/MocA family protein, with product MSSDVDITAGHGTDTAAAPTLAPHLTGFPRVPADRPARVVVVGAGGMGSWWAREVVDSDVAELVGVADLVEGAPQRVIEQSGIADPSAVAAGTDGVDLARQVGADLLIDPTVPVAHHPVTVKALHAGIPVLGEKPVTETLPEAISLVAHTELTGVPFMVSQSRRFFRQVRQLRSFVAAHGPTVLTSAFFSLFTEMGGYRRTQLHPLLRDMGIHAFDTARYIMDADPVAVTARGAQPEWSVYSHDATVTATFEMSDGSLFVYNGTWNARGLPTYWNSEWRIGAQQGSATWDGKGAPVLGTEDEESTERLQAAVAAETGEEPDQIAASLIECVSALREGRTPMCEVHENLLSFAMVEAAVASVDRGERVEIDDLLEQARIEAIAAETDPRARDLMQSWSSVREVLAAAQ from the coding sequence GTGTCATCTGACGTCGACATCACTGCAGGCCACGGCACGGACACCGCTGCCGCGCCCACGCTCGCCCCGCACCTGACCGGTTTCCCCCGGGTGCCTGCGGACCGACCGGCCCGGGTGGTCGTGGTCGGTGCCGGGGGCATGGGCAGCTGGTGGGCGCGCGAGGTGGTAGACAGCGACGTCGCCGAGCTGGTGGGCGTGGCGGATCTCGTCGAGGGCGCCCCGCAGCGCGTCATCGAGCAGTCCGGGATCGCGGATCCGTCGGCCGTCGCCGCCGGCACCGACGGCGTCGACCTGGCTCGTCAGGTGGGAGCCGACCTGCTCATCGACCCCACCGTGCCCGTCGCCCACCACCCGGTGACGGTCAAGGCGCTGCACGCCGGGATCCCGGTGCTCGGCGAGAAGCCCGTCACCGAGACCCTGCCGGAGGCGATCAGCCTGGTCGCGCACACCGAGCTGACCGGGGTGCCCTTCATGGTCTCCCAGTCCCGACGCTTCTTCCGCCAGGTGCGCCAGCTGCGCAGCTTCGTCGCCGCCCACGGGCCGACGGTGCTGACCAGCGCCTTCTTCTCCCTGTTCACGGAGATGGGCGGCTACCGGCGCACGCAGCTGCACCCGCTGCTGCGGGACATGGGCATCCACGCCTTCGACACCGCCCGGTACATCATGGACGCGGACCCGGTGGCGGTCACCGCCCGCGGCGCCCAGCCCGAGTGGAGCGTGTACAGCCACGACGCGACGGTCACGGCGACCTTCGAGATGTCCGACGGCTCGCTGTTCGTCTACAACGGCACCTGGAACGCCCGCGGACTGCCGACCTACTGGAACAGCGAGTGGCGGATCGGGGCCCAGCAGGGCTCGGCCACGTGGGACGGCAAGGGTGCTCCCGTGCTCGGGACCGAGGACGAGGAGTCCACGGAGCGCCTCCAGGCCGCGGTCGCCGCCGAGACCGGCGAGGAGCCCGACCAGATCGCCGCTTCCCTCATCGAGTGCGTCAGCGCGCTGCGCGAGGGGCGCACCCCGATGTGCGAGGTCCACGAGAACCTGCTCAGCTTCGCCATGGTCGAGGCGGCCGTCGCCTCGGTCGACCGGGGTGAACGGGTGGAGATCGACGACCTGCTCGAGCAGGCCCGGATCGAGGCGATCGCCGCCGAGACGGACCCGCGGGCCCGCGACCTCATGCAGTCGTGGAGCTCGGTGCGCGAGGTGCTCGCCGCCGCGCAATGA